A single genomic interval of Helianthus annuus cultivar XRQ/B chromosome 6, HanXRQr2.0-SUNRISE, whole genome shotgun sequence harbors:
- the LOC110865941 gene encoding auxin-responsive protein SAUR21, translating into MAIRMPRIIQARKILKRSLSNGSTTPASMDIPKGYFAIYVGEQEKKRFVVSVSLLSEPTFQELLHQAEEEFGYNHPMGGLTIPCSEDVFTDLASRLGAF; encoded by the coding sequence ATGGCCATACGTATGCCACGCATCATTCAAGCAAGAAAAATTCTCAAACGGTCCCTCTCTAATGGTAGCACCACTCCTGCATCTATGGACATCCCCAAAGGCTATTTTGCCATTTATGTTGGAGAACAAGAGAAGAAGCGGTTTGTGGTGTCTGTATCACTACTAAGCGAACCTACCTTTCAGGAGCTACTGCATCAGGCAGAAGAAGAGTTTGGGTACAACCATCCAATGGGCGGGCTCACGATTCCCTGTAGTGAAGATGTATTCACAGATCTGGCTTCTCGTTTGGGAGCATTTTGA